Part of the Zingiber officinale cultivar Zhangliang chromosome 6A, Zo_v1.1, whole genome shotgun sequence genome, TCTCCCATCCTACTATGAAAAAAAACCTTACCAATGCACCAAGCCTAGATCTCCCATTTGGTCTGTTAGCCTAGGGGCAAATCACAAAGGTTAAATACCCTTGCCATATTCTGGATTCTAATGTTTGATGCAATCAGGAAATTAGCTTtgatgcaaacatgatgcatgccACATTAATCCAAGAGatacaaattaattaaaacaattagaatgaTCATCCACAATCCCTATATTGATACTTCAAAATGGGCTTGTGTTTGTGTTGTCCGAGTAAAATACAACATATTAGATTGTTAATCATGTTCCAATTTCTGAAAAGATGCAAGGAATGTACACAAAtattatataataaattatatcaaATATGATGATATATACAAATATGTAGGGATATTTATATTAGATGCATATTGCTAAATTTTACACCAAGATAGGCAGGCACCTGTTAAAGGATGACGTCCAAACTTTTTACTACTAACTACAACTCTACATAGCCAATGAATTTTACATAGAGACAGGTCACCTATTAAAGGATAGTGTCCAAATTTATGACTACTAATTACAACTACATAACCAATGTTGTCCGGTGTTGCTCCATATAGTAAGACTTATAAATAAGAACCAAAGTCAGAATACAACAGTATACCAATATCCATATAGGCTACACCTACACCAAAGCTATCGTGTGAGTAAAGTTAATGCTTGCTGAAAATACTCTGTTTGAAGCTAGCATAAGAAAATACTATTTTCTGAAAATGGTACTAATTGAAAAGATTCAGCATCCCTCCCTATAAGAGATATGTTCATTGTGTCAAAAATACTATTTTATGAAAATGATACCATTTGAAAAGATTCAGAGTATTTCCCTTTAGATATATTCATTATGTCAAAAATGCTATTTTCTGAAAATGGTATCATTTGAAAAGCTTGAACGCCCCTCCCTTTTAAGGGATATATTCTTTGTGTTTTCAAACATATCTCAGTACTATGAAAGTTACTCGGCATTCTCATACATAATTGTATAGGAAAAAAATATCTCTGGATACCATTTACTAGGTTGCTTTACATGAACACTATGTACAAGTTCAAGTAAGTTGCAGAGGTATGACAATCCAAAAAGTTCCCAACAAACAAAAAAAGGACTTTGGAACTTTCATCTTATTAACAAAATTGTTTGACAAAAGAGCTATATGATCAATAGAACCGTGGATACACTCATAAATTGTCTAGGACAGTAAATACCTTCAGTTGGTGTCTAATAACTTAGAATAAAAGGTGGCAGCAAATCAAGGTCATTGGGAATGAACACCCACAGAAAATATTGTCCAATTGCTACTTTTTTACCATAGATAGTAATAATAAATTTGCTACAGACGAAGGATAACACCATGCAAACAAAACAAGTTTAGAAAATGAAATAATTCAATGAGAGTATAAGTACCGATTTAGACACAAATCCAACAGATCCAGGCCTGTAAAGCTTGCATTGAATTATATTGTCAATTGTTCCAGCAGTGTCACCAATCTTAAAAGCACCAGCTTGAATGCCTCCAACAGTGGATGGACCAATAACTACCTGAAACGAACATTGAAAAGGTATTGAACATgaaaatggaaattaatgcaggAACTATGCACAATAAATCAACTAACAAATGCACCTCTCTTTATATTTACTACCAATTTAGTGTTTTTGCTATAtaatatttcaattttaaaagttcaagttttaaGAGCTAAAGTATGTTCTGTTCTGACTGAATTACAAGAATTCTTCAGACTTGTTCATGTTTCTAACCTTGTTATTAGCTCTTGCATATGCAATTAGCTGCTTTGTGTCTGACTCTGGAACACCTTCAGCTATAATAGCAATTACTCGAATGGTGTGTTGCTTCAAAGCTGACATAGAAGAGGCTGCCGCACTGCAATAACAATGAAGCATAGTATCAAAAAAATGCACTGCTTTCTAAGCatgcaaaaaaagaaaaaaaaaatcccaaaccTTCTGAATGATGCAAAATTGATAAAAACATCAGCAGTTGGGTGTGCAGCACATGCTGCTTCAATTCTGTAGATTAATCATACAAGAAACATCAACAAACTGTTCAGATAATCAAACAATAGAAGCTAAAAATTACTGTTTAATAAATTGAAAGAATGATTAATTGGCACTTTCGAAGGAATGACAAAAGAAAAGTTATCAAATCCATGTAAACCAATTTCTAACAAGTAAATGAAAGCTATCTGAACTTACAGGTTTCACTCAATAGACTATTTTCATTCATAATAAAATGGTAATTAATGTATCAAAATATCTCCTAAAAGCATTTAAAGTAGTAACTATGTAGTATTATCTATTCACTGaagcatggtttaaaatttcgaatCGCATGGAGTTTCGGTCGCGAAATGGAACGTTACAGTTTCAGTACCGTATCAAGAGGTGCTGacatattttaatataaatatttaaaaagttaaaaatacaaaaaatattttttaaaaaaaaaaggaattgtGGAGCCCCCACGATCCTCCCGGCAGCCTCCATGACCCCACAATGGCATGCGGTGCCGTATCGGGCAGTCGGCAGAATGACAAATGTCACCCACTTCGTCCGGCATGGCACAAAATTGTAAACCTTGCAATGAAGTAAATAACTCATTGCACTATGTGATATGCTTTGTACTGTAATCATTATAAATGCAAACTGTACAAGGAATCTTGCAACATGCTTCAGCTACACTTTTTTGTAACCCTAGATATTACtgctcattttttttcttgtttcttgccttattgcaaaaaaaaaaaacaaatccctTTGTGTGACATACTTGAAGACAAATTCATTGCACCAGAAAAAGAAATGGAAATATACATCTGTCATCATGATGGTGCACTCTGCATAAAATAGAATGAGATATACCAGAACGAAACCTACAGATTATATTGGTCCAATCATTTTATTGCATAAGTAAAAATTGAGGGATGATATAACTGCATGAATAGTCTTAAGAGCTAATGTAGGTATAATATGCCTTACGTTGAATGGACGGGAATTGCAATTTCTTCCTGTCCAAAAAATAGCTTTTGAAACCCCTCTGAACCAGGATTTATTATTCCAGCGACAGAAGGTGTTTCCCTTCCTATAATCAAACAAaaaattccaagacaagtgaaaaGTGTAACCCTCAAACATAAGCACAAAGGGTGcacaagaagaaacaaaaagATATCAACAAACCACAAAGGAAGTCGAAATCAAGCATCCTCTGGATTGGAAGTTGCTTATAATTGTAAAATAAAGCTTGAGTATTTCGCGAGAAAATTTGCCCAGTGGCCANNNNNNNNNNNNNNNNNNNNNNNNNNNNNNNNNNNNNNNNNNNNNNNNNNNNNNNNNNNNNNNNNNNNNNNNNNNNNNNNNNNNNNNNNNNNNNNNNNNNTCCATCACATGCACCTTATCAATGCATGTGCTGATCTATAATGAAATAAATACATTATAAATACATTATGAAATGCATACATTATTGCCTACAGAAGCTAAGCATTTCCGGTCCTATTAAGCTAAATCGATAAAAATAGATAAATCATATCCACCAAACAATAAAGTTACCACAAGGTAAAGATTTGAAGACAAATTTCCCTTCTGCATCAGAAATGGCATGGCAAAGAGCAGTTCCTTGCCCAGGTCCATTACCGGGACCTTGTGGACAATACACGTCCACTACATCAGCTGAATATAAAAAGATATGAACACCCACAATTGGATTTCCCTGCCATGAATAAGCAAAGTATCATTTAGGCAATATAAAGTACAATTTAGTTAATAATGATGTAGACTTCATTAGAGGTAAATAGAGGAAAGAGCTTCAAGTAGCCATCACACATATGTGACAAATACAGGTTGTGAATAGCATCATATTCATTTCATAATCACCATGTCATGAAGCTACTAACACTTAAAGAATACAAATTGCAGCAGATTAGTAGAATTTTCTGTACAAAATTGAATCTTAATAACATACAGTAAGGGATATAAAGCAAGATAAAAACTGCAATGACAAATGGGCCTACCAAATATTAACTAATTTTTTTAACTACTTCATGACAATTAAGATCTTAGCATCTAcagagaataaaaaaaaaaggcagcccggtgcacgaagctcccgccatgcggggtcccaaggaaggatccattgtatgcagtcttacctgctttttgcaagaggttgtttctaggattcgaacccgtgaccttttggtcacatggcaacaactttaccgttgcgccaagctCCCCTTCAGCATCTATAGAGAATAAAAGGACAAAATTTCAATACCTGTGCAACCACAAAACCATGAAGATCATACCCATGTACCAAGAAGACATCATCTACCACAGCATTTCCAAAGCCTAAATTCACCTATAATAAAGTAATAACCACAACCATATCATCATAAAATTGTGATCTGCAGAATGATTAAACTTTAGAGGATATCATACCTCTGGCGTGCCTCTAACTtcaacttctaaatttggatgtGAAGCACCTAATTTATACTTTCCTGAGCAAGAAAttaagtaaaagaaaaataaataagaaagcaATCATAGAAGAGTAATAAATACTAGAACGAAATGAGAAACAGTGGCACcatataagaaaataaaaaatgatcatagctatgtttttctttatttataaccCACTTAAAAAAGGTTCAATGTTTTTGCTACGAGTCTTGGACCTCCACCTTAGATTATCAAATGATGGTAATGATAAGCATCACCCAAGTCCAGTACACAAAAAAAAACGTGGCTAGCTATCAAGAACATATCTTCATGGTGAAATCTGTCAGTTTGAAAAACAGCTGAACAGGCAAcatcttttttaatttatcaggGCCAAAAAGCAGCATTTTGTTAATTGCTTCATAAAATCAAAATCACCAAAAGAAATAATCATAAACATTTAACTTGATAGAGATATAGGAGTATCAGAATAAATAACAAAGAGGAATAGATGAGAGATTGGAAGGGAAGGAGGAGAGTAAGTAGTTTAAGATAAAAGTTAAGAGTCTGAATAATATGTCAATCAAGTTCACAGCACAAGATTTATCCTTTTATAGTTCTAGTGACGGTTAAAAAAGGCAAATCAAGCACCCATAGATCCCATACAGCTTAACTGTACAGACAATCATCACGATTCCATATAAAAGTTCACTGAAGAAACTTGGCCGATTTCCCAAAAAATGCCTCTGATTTAGTTTTTTTCTTTGCAGGGCACCCCACATTTTGTATTTAACCAAAGGGTGTCCCTTCCCTCACATTCTTTTTCTTTCCTATATACCCCCATCAATTAGTATCAATTTAAATGTTAAAAGAAGAACAAACTACATGGTTAGAGCACCCGAAAGAAATGATGCAAGAATAACATCCATGAAAATACATGGATCAAACGCattttcactccaaatatcgCATGGCAATTTCCCTTGGGAACCAAGAATGTGCAACACCCACCCCGCCCTAAAACATCAAATGAGGAGGCAAAAGATGAAATATGCCAATGGCATCAATTGGTCGCATAATGGCAAGGTGCCCATCAAGACTTAGGAGTACACAAGCACTCACATACCACCCCAAACATTCAGCCAAATGATCACCACCCACCCACACTCACCAGAGATTAGCAAAATGTTTCAGGAGCAATTAAAACCAAAACTTTACTGAACATGGAAAGGGAAGCAACAAAGCAGAGAGCCCCAAGCGACACAAGGTCACACAAGACACAGTCTGAAATAAAGGGCAAAAAGCTAAACACATTGTCGCCAGCAGCAAGTAGTGCAGTCACATTCAAGCAGACAGCAGTCAAGCTGATAGCCCAAAGCAACATATTTCTGTTTCTCGAAGCATGAGGAATTCAAATCCATCAAAACTGCTAGATTGACTaagacattacaaaatctaaaaataagaCCGATATTTGCATCCTACAAGAGTgacaaaatcaaatcaaatcaaatcttattgttttattttgaaatattttggttCATCTAGCAAAATAGCTAGCAATTTTGACCAAATAGCAGATGAACCAAATCACTTTGAAATCAAAATAATAAGACCATATTTGAATTTCTCATATTTTCATAAATACAAATAAAGGTCTTTTTTCTTGCATTTGGAGTTAACTTGGCTATAAAAAATACTTAATCAATACACCACTTAATGAggatatttaacaaataaacagAAAGGAGAGAAAAGGGAGCCCTTTAGTCAAAACAAAGTTAGGGGAGCCTTGTGGGGAAAACTGAAACCTAGAGGCGCCATTTGTGAAATTTACCAAAATCTTATAATTCACATGCCCACTTTAAGGCCAAAATGCAATTCTTGTGGCCCATACAGCCTCTGAATGTTCAAGGCCCTTATGTGTTTGTTTTCCATTATTAGACAAGTCTTTTATAAAGCTAGAAGATTCTCTATTAAAAACAGCTGGAGAACATAGAAAACTAATATTCAATGGAAACGAGAACATTGCACATGTATGTGATCTAATGGCCAAACGAGCCATGTGgcattaaattattaattctaaAACTCTTCCACAAGCAAGGGTAAACCCTAAACCCTGTTCTTCGAATTTTGAGCTTTTCTTTTTGTAATAAAAACTGCTTCCTTTTTATTACCTGGAAGGGGTGCAGTACTTGCAAAGAAGTTATAAAGACTTTAGAAAGCAATTTCATTGGAGCTGCAGTCAAAGACAATCGAAAATTTTGGCTTTTGCACTGTCTTGATAAATAAGCACACATGGGACTAAACTACTTGTCTAATAGACATTCAGAATTTTGAACCTTAAAAACAGATTTGCAGCGTACTATGCAATTGGACTTGACATATTTGGACAGAGATTATGGTTTAACATTGAAAGGTCTAGTCAGACTAGAAATAATTCTTGAAACTGTCTTTAGTACACAAAATAGGAAATAGAGTTAGagatgaaaattttagttttaagaatGGCACATTCTTTTCTCTGGCTGTGAGAACAACGCATGCAATCAAGTCTGAGTCTATCTTCATATACAATACAAATGTTATTCAGATGTAGAATAGAGACTAAATACATCCCCACAGCTTCAATTATGACCCTCTATGATAGAGCATTATAACTATAAAGTTCATGTACTACAAGATGGCAGTAAATACTAATAGTAATGTATATAATGGAGGAATACATAATTGCACTGTTCTGGCCTCTGACTTGCAACTGGAAGAACCCTGATGTACCATGGTTAATTTAAGATAGATTTGTCTAACAAATATAGATGCTGGAAAAGCATCTCAAACCTGGAAGGATATTGGTAAATGAATAAAGTCCTGATTCTGATGTCAAAGAAGAAGCAATAGATTCATCTGATAATGATAAGAGGTCGACTTTTATATCAGATGGTCCACCATCTTTCATAGAACAGCTTTCACCACCGACAGCGCCTTTAACCCTTCCTGATAGTGAAAACCTACAGGTGGGAAAGTTACGTGGGCGTATTTATCATCTGGCCACaaaatttttgaataaaaaatgGAAATGGGAATTGTCTGCATAAGACATACCCTGTGAAAATGAAATTGATATCTATATTTGAGTTACAGCCATCTTGGTTAACTGTGACAGGAACCTGTAGAGTGGTCACCAAGAATCTATAGTCAATAACATAGTTGGATAAGAAGGTAAAAATACCTTCAATGGTGCAGATATAGATCTATCTAATAGAAATTATTGTCATAGAGATACTAGACTGCTTCCCGACTCACATTGTCAGGTTTCAATGACCATCCATCAGGTCCCTTTACTCGGAGAAGAAATGACCCCTGTTACAATGGCATATGAGAAACTAAATGTCATGCAACAATAACACAGATTCAAAACACATTACTAATAGACAATGTTTTACATTTGGCTTTCATGGAATATCCATGCCAAGCCATTTAACAATTTCCAAATAAGGTATTTGGTGGATTAAAGTCATCAAACACTTTTTCAACATAGAGAGATTTTTGGCATTGATCTAAATTAAAGACTACAGTGACAACATAAGGTGAGAAAATCTCTCAAGAATGTTCATATCATTCTTGGCTGATTTTGTTTGTATGACACTATGAACTCTCATTCAGACACAATGGGAGAAAATGAATACACCATCACCCAGAGAGAGGGAATCATTAAACTTGATCTTGGAAATTCTAGCAcacacaaaataaaaccaaagacCCAAGCAACAAAACAAACCCCTAGCCTCACTACTTAGACTCAGCTTAAGATGTAAATGATATTGAAAGATTCAAGGATGATGTTAGCCTTAGCATGCTAAGAGATAACAGTTAAAATTCTTAGTTCATTTAGTGACCTTATCCTGAAACCAAAAACTTTTAAGTGAGCCCTAAAATATAATTTAAGAAGAATTCATGATGAAATGGCTCCTTTAAGAGATATTCAGCGTGTCATTAATCATAAACCAAACAAATCTCTTTGAATCCTTCACATTTccaaataaactaaaaataaataaattgaactAGATGAAGTATAATGATGACTCAGAATGTCAGACCCACTTTTGCCAATTGACAAATGTGCTTATAATAATTCTATTAAGACAGCAATTGGTGATGTGCACATTCTaataacaaattttcttatgcTTCTCAAACTGGTTGACCTACTGATGTAATTACTTTGATTACTTGCCATCAAACTGAGAGGTTTCTTGAGTGTAAACAAGAGACGTGTGCTGGTCATAGGAGAAAAATTGCATAAGAGATGAACATTATAAACAATAAAATTGATGTATCTTGTAAACCAGAAGAGTACAATAAAGGAGATTATGTCCTTGTATATATAAGCCAAAACACTTTCTTAAATACATCTTCAAGACCTTTATGCTTGCTCCGCCTATACAATGTGAACAATTGAATGTAATGCTAACAGTGTGCTAACAGACTCAAAAAATCAGTCCAAATTTCCAACACTCCCATCTTCAACAAGTCCTTTCCAAAAAGTTAAGATGCTAAAAAAATTTTCCATCTTGCGGGAACTTGAAGAATTTCCATGTTCATTAGCAAGGACAAACTATTGAATCTAGATACAAGTTTACCTAAGAAATCAATTACCCTTTGTGAGGGATTATACTACCATTGAttggaaggaaaataaaaatcaaatgaaATCAACTATGATTTGAAAGAAATTAAACAAGTAGAGTGTTGGCATTACTTTAATGCTAAATTGTTCAAAAAGCAGGTATCAACTATAGATAACATGACTAACCCTAGTTTTTGGGTAATGTTTACTTTAAGAAAGAGATTGTATGTTCATGATTAGGTCTATTTAATCTGATGGGTGCACAATTATGCATTTACATAAAGTCATGATTGCACAACTGAAGAAATTGATCAATGATCATGATCATGCTTTGCTTATAATCATGTAAATTTGCATAACAACGAAAAATCATGTTATTCCTAGAAAATTTGTGATTCAACTTGAGTTACATACTCAAACTCAATTCTTAAGCCAAATTCATATTAAATTATTAAGCCAATTCTTAAGACATGTGCAGTGGAGGCAAACCCACGCTATGGACCAAGAGTAGGGACAAGAACTCCAAGTGGATGGAAGCAACTAAAGTGAACTCTTAAGATGAGGAAAAAGACATGGGACAGGGGCAATGAGGTAGAAGTTTATTATAAATAATTGAATATTTTAATAATTCCGTATATTAATAATTCACCCCATTTTATATGGTAGTATATAATGCTACTTATATCAATAATTTATTATGATTAAATGTTAAGATAAATACAAGATTCTTATTTATTAAAAAGTATATTGATAAGTTTATAAAtatgatatttttaataataattattattaattataaataagTATTAATAATGAATTGAATAAATCAAATAATGCAACTCATACATCTAACACTGTAGTATACTAGTATTGAAGCATATACTAATTTATTTTGTCAATAAGAAATAGGTGCTAACACTACAAATAGACAGTTTAATATCATATAATGATGACAAcaattcaacataagtagaaggCCCTGCGATCTAGACATTATACTAATAATATAGCTTTTGCTAATAattgtattctctctcattagGTCACTTTCTAAGGCATGCTAGCGAACAAGATTGCCAAGTAAATTACATGAATCTATCATGTGTTCTATCAAAATATCTAAGGGGAAGACATACCACAACATAATTACCAACTTGAAATTCTCAGCACTTTCCATGTGCATCAACAGGAAGCTTATACAATTCATAACATACAATTACTTTTCTGCCAAATTGAAAAGAGTGTAATCTATAATGTTTAAACCAAACACAATTTTAAAGGGAGAGATTAGAAAACCTTTTTAAGTCAGAAAACCCTTAATTAGATGTTTAAGATCAAATCCCAATAATGTTGCGTTTAGACCCAGCAAATTGTCTAAGAAAGTTTCTAAAAGAGAAACTGAGCACTTTAGTTTGGTCGTCTGTTTGGCAGGGAGAGTTCAATACTTATGTTTTAAGTCAAATAATTCCCACAAAATCTTACAAAAATAGATAACAAAATTCACATCTCTATTAAATACCATAATTAATAGCAAAGTGTATATGAGGGAGAATTGGCTTTGCCTAAAAGAATAAAGTGAATcatttttggatgaattaatgaCAACTAAAATGAAATCATGGCCGTGTGGCAACTTAGGAAATCCAAGAGAAAATTTCAAACTCACATCTTCTTAAGATACACGTGGTATGGGTAATGGAGTAAGCCAATGTTATGTTGCAAAATACTCAAGAGATGAGAATGATCAAGCTCCAAATGATAGCACCTAAAAAATGTTATCTTTTTTTGTGAAGCTATCTGTACTATGTCTACATAAAGAGCATTTGCTATCTCAGAACCAGAGTTTACAATGAAAGAAGAAAAGTCCCACCACATCAAGAAGCTCAAATATTAACCATATCAACACCTAAAATGAATCTCAAGAAAGCATTTTATAGATTCTCTAAACACAAGAAAACACAATTCTTGATAATGTTATTGCTAATGAAATCTAAGAAAAAAGATAATGTTTGTCATTTATCCTTATTTATATAATGAATTTACAATAATGATATATCAAATATGCAAAATTTAGCATGTGTATACACAAGGATAAAAATAAA contains:
- the LOC121995582 gene encoding nodal modulator 3-like: MPNSRGMGIGGLVLVGLLFAVLPLPSAADEIHGCGGFVEASSSLIKSRKASDTKLDYSQIRVELCTLDGLVKEWTQCAPNGYYFIPVYDKGSFLLRVKGPDGWSLKPDNVPVTVNQDGCNSNIDINFIFTGFSLSGRVKGAVGGESCSMKDGGPSDIKVDLLSLSDESIASSLTSESGLYSFTNILPGKYKLGASHPNLEVEVRGTPEVNLGFGNAVVDDVFLVHGYDLHGFVVAQGNPIVGVHIFLYSADVVDVYCPQGPGNGPGQGTALCHAISDAEGKFVFKSLPCGNFIVWWI